The proteins below come from a single Manduca sexta isolate Smith_Timp_Sample1 chromosome 3, JHU_Msex_v1.0, whole genome shotgun sequence genomic window:
- the LOC115442295 gene encoding uncharacterized protein LOC115442295, with the protein MASSKETYCLCGQPYNIGQFMIECDCCREWFHGSCVDVKIFQSDDIDKYHCPKCAQTYGPSVLKMPTNNHRADRYELGAESRPSQVGTPAWVNALAARPLRPSPHATQRMRPHQFTEEFVRDNGFTKPVIFTTSEGLDMKIPSPATFTVRSVLRYCGASLEVEVIDVRKQATVRMTLGEFVDYFETPIEHREDRVLNVLSLEFSETNMSPLVSAPGALRRLDWAECAWPAGERARPAVQKYCLVSAAASYTDFHVDFGGTTVWYHVLHGQKIFYLIPPTSTNLALYQQWCASNNQNERFFGDMVEWYGTAELSAGQTLFIPSGWIHAVLTPCDSLVFGGNLLHSYAIEMQLQIYEIERRVETPTMFRYPLFEAMHWYAGAHLLIMLRRHNEETQDEDFIISESCVQSTPAQLPPLLLRGIKILSNALKEWHALKSTDASKRDNVPKCLNSGQLVRELCKELRTLEKRSSSAANKDKDLKVRNNASPTKQAKKQQSSAKKSLKLTLPKPIMHMTPNGEFVEEKPYADKFYIDNKEVVYQERFVQSVDYANGLPDAKYIVDSKEVVLPEKYAYQTYEEVAYNDNGYVEKIDKKSVLKIKMSNSPSSSREEAPPPYPLPEHSILKSHLIRADPPTLKPIHQWTISKKDIGEYQEEQILFTNENLQANVRMEGQDLNYGPGMYSAEDVQPDYQYSEAAKPGSYQPEYGYRPQQVAYTVNNYQRYVDVPDATVHQQEESYTNVPVQEPINGAYHPNPLPSYDAAIAQQYATNNYPPSTAATASPGGGGGGGGGGGGGALPVRRSERPVRRRVSTTYDYEDCDLYIDDAPAPRRRKPPRHRAAHARPHAASSNTNSSTANTTYRQPPNRPAPTNGIESLIQASVLAEEEQTVDAPSVSAGTGSEDAAVAGMLSISERFSAPPRTFGLAHAGRARDLAAGEHHSTSTPSSSKRSRKPTAAVSSADEDFVDEQDVIKEVHRDEEYVYPSLDMSSDEDDDWSLSRRRRTTRKIDKSKSEKDESWSPRARLGRLVPRLRGPARGVRRECVRAALCAAANRHRAHQNAKRAVLATKSRRPPPPVHNTPNNKNIRLKKGMKTAKQRLGKILKIHKMIY; encoded by the exons ATGGCGTCATCGAAGGAAACCTATTGTTTGTGTGGTCAACCGTATAATATTGGACAATTTATGATAGAGTGTGATTGCTGCCGTGAATGGTTCCATGGCAG tTGTGTtgacgtaaaaatatttcaatcggACGATATAGACAAGTACCACTGCCCAAAATGTGCGCAGACATATGGACCTTCAGTAT TAAAAATGCCAACAAACAACCACCGCGCGGATCGGTACGAGCTGGGCGCGGAGTCTCGTCCGTCGCAGGTGGGCACGCCGGCGTGGGTGAACGCGCTGGCGGCGCGGCCGCTGCGGCCCTCGCCGCACGCCACACAGCGTATGCGCCCCCACCAGTTCACCGAGGAGTTTGTCAGGGATAATG GTTTCACAAAGCCAGTGATATTCACCACATCCGAGGGTTTGGACATGAAGATACCGAGCCCCGCCACATTCACAGTCCGGTCGGTGCTGAGATACTGCGGTGCGTCTTTGGAG GTAGAAGTGATAGACGTGAGGAAACAGGCGACGGTGCGGATGACGCTCGGCGAGTTCGTGGACTACTTCGAAACGCCCATCGAGCACCGAGAAGACAGAGTACTCAACGTCCTTAGTCTAGAATTCTCAGAAACCAA CATGTCCCCGCTGGTGTCCGCGCCGGGAGCGCTGCGGCGCCTGGACTGGGCGGAGTGCGCGTGGCCGGCGGGCGAGCGCGCGCGGCCCGCGGTGCAGAAGTACTGCCTGGTGTCGGCCGCCGCCTCCTACACCGACTTCCACGTCGACTTCGGCGGCACCACCGTCTGGTACCACGTGCTGCACGGACAGAAG ATATTCTATTTAATACCACCAACGTCGACCAACTTGGCGTTGTATCAACAGTGGTGCGCGTCCAACAATCAGAACGAAAGGTTTTTCGGCGATATG GTGGAGTGGTACGGCACGGCGGAGCTGTCCGCGGGCCAGACGCTGTTCATCCCGAGCGGATGGATCCACGCGGTGCTCACGCCGTGCGACTCGCTCGTATTCGGCGGGAACTTGCTGCACTCATACGCCATAGAGATGCAGTTGCA gatCTACGAAATTGAGCGTCGCGTGGAGACGCCCACGATGTTCCGGTACCCTTTGTTCGAGGCGATGCATTGGTACGCGGGCGCGCATCTGCTCATCATGCTGCGGCGACATAATGAAGAGACACAG GACGAAGACTTCATAATAAGCGAGAGCTGCGTGCAGTCGACGCCGGCGCAGCTGCCGCCGCTGCTGCTGCGCGGCATCAAGATCCTCTCCAACGCGCTCAAGGAGTGGCACGCGCTCAAGAGC ACTGACGCGTCGAAGCGCGACAACGTGCCAAAATGTTTGAACTCCGGCCAACTTGTTCGCGAACTGTGTAAGGAGTTACGGACCTTAGAGAAGAGGTCGTCAAGCGCGGCGAATAAAGACAAG GACTTGAAAGTACGCAACAACGCATCACCAACAAAACAAGCGAAGAAGCAACAGAGTTCCGCCAAAAAATCCCTTAAACTCACCCTACCTAAACCCATAATGCATATGACGCCGAACGGAGAATTCGTCGAAGAGAAACCGTATGCCGACAAGTTCTACATAGACAACAAAGAGGTTGTATACCAAGAGAGGTTTGTTCAGAGCGTGGACTACGCGAACGGGTTGCCAGACGCGAAATATATTGTCGATAGTAAAGAGGTGGTGCTGCCAGAGAAATACGCGTATCAAACGTACGAGGAAGTGGCTTATAACGACAATGGGTATGTGGAGAAGATTGATAAGAAGTCAGTTTTGAAGATTAAGATGAG taaTTCGCCGTCATCGTCGCGAGAGGAAGCGCCACCTCCCTACCCGTTACCAGAACATTCGATCCTGAAGTCCCATCTGATACGAGCTGATCCCCCCACTTTGAAACCGATACACCAATGGACCATATCTAAGAAGGACATAGGGGAGTACCAAGAGGAGCAAATATTGTTCACTAATGAGAATCTTCAGGCCAATGTTAGAATGGAGGGGCAAGATTTGAATTATGGTCCGG GCATGTATTCGGCCGAGGACGTTCAGCCGGACTACCAATACTCTGAGGCGGCAAAACCGGGGTCTTACCAACCGGAGTACGGGTACAGGCCGCAGCAGGTTGCCTACACGGTCAACAACTACCAGAGATACGTCGACGTGCCCGACGCTACTGTTCATCAG CAGGAAGAGAGTTACACTAACGTACCAGTGCAAGAGCCAATAAACGGAGCGTACCATCCCAACCCGCTGCCCTCGTACGACGCCGCCATCGCTCAGCAGTACGCCACTAACAACTAT CCGCCGAGCACAGCGGCGACGGCGAGCCCGGGCGGtggcgggggcggcggcggcggcggcgggggcggcgcgcTGCCCGTGCGGCGCTCCGAGCGGCCCGTGCGGCGCCGCGTGTCCACCACCTACGACTACGAGGACTGCGACCTGTACATCGACgacgcgcccgcgccgcgccgccgcaagCCGCCCCGGCACCGCGCCGCGCATGCGCGACCACACG cagCCTCATCGAACACTAACAGCAGCACCGCCAACACGACGTACAGGCAGCCTCCCAACAGGCCCGCGCCGACGAACGGCATCGAGTCGCTCATACAGGCCTCCGTGCTCGCTGAGGAGGAGCAGACCGTCGACGCGCC GTCGGTGTCGGCGGGCACGGGCAGCGAGGACGCGGCGGTGGCGGGCATGCTGAGCATCAGCGAGCGGTTctccgcgccgccgcgcaccttCGGGCTCGCGCACGCCGGCCGCGCGCGCGACCTCGCCGCCGGGGAACACCACAG CACGAGCACGCCAAGTAGTAGTAAACGGTCGCGCAAGCCGACGGCGGCGGTGAGCAGCGCCGACGAGGACTTCGTGGACGAGCAGGACGTGATCAAAGAGGTGCATCGGGACGAGGAGTATg TGTATCCATCATTAGACATGAGTTCGGACGAGGACGACGATTGGTCGTTGTCGCGACGGCGGCGGACCACTAGGAAAATAGACAAATCTAAGAGtgaaaa GGACGAGTCGTGGTCGCCGCGCGCGCGGCTGGGCCGGCTGGTGCCGCGCCTGCGCGGGCCggcgcgcggcgtgcggcgcgagTGCGTGCGCGCCGCGCTGTGCGCCGCCGCCAACCGACAccgcgcgcac cAAAATGCAAAGAGAGCGGTCCTGGCGACGAAGAGCAGACGGCCGCCGCCACCCGTACACAATACgccaaataataaaa atatAAGACTGAAAAAAGGCATGAAAACTGCGAAACAGCGTCTCGGTAAAATTCTCAAAATACacaaaatgatatattaa